The Cryptomeria japonica chromosome 2, Sugi_1.0, whole genome shotgun sequence region ATCATGGAGTCCAAAAGAAAACACAAGGATCAAATACAAAAGGATGGGTGAGATTGAAAATTTATCTGGGAGAAACAGTAATGTTGGCATCGTCCTCAATGAGCTTGCCACTGAGGAACTCATTGGCAGCAGCAAGAGGCCAGATAAACCCTCGGCCGATGATGCGGGCGTAAAGAGGAACATCAAGGATGATCTCCTTCTCGGTGGGTTTCTTCTCAGCGCGAACAGCAATGAGGTAGGAGCGCCCAACCCACCCAATCCATCCAGCAATATACAAAAAGAGGAGGCCAGGAGTGATGAATTCTCCCCAATGGGCCTGGTCGCCATCGACAATCAGGTGGGGCAGGCCATCAGTGCCACAGAGCAGCCCCTCTTTCCCATAATTGTCGAATCGGCGCTTTGTCTTCTCAATACTGGCCTTGATTGCCAGGGCAGGAGCACTCTCAGGGGCGTAAGCCTTGAGGCTGTTCTGCAACTTCTTTAGGGCCTGCTTTTCCCTCTTCTCGAAGGCCTTGGATTCCTTGCAGGGAGTCAGCCCTGCAATGTCCGCCTGCGCTGTCCCCACCGCCGCTCCGCTCGTCATCACCGCCGCCAGAGCCAGGGCTGTCGACATCTTCTTCCCAAATGCAATCATGCCCTTGTTCGATTCCGAGCCCTCACTCGCTGAGCACATCACTACTCGCCTTTCCACCCGGCATGGCGTTCTGCAACCCAGTGATCTGCCTGCTAAGGGCTTCATTAGCCCTGTTGGAACTGAAACTCCTGCCATTTTCTCTGTTCTTGTTGGGTTTTCTGGCACAGGGGTTAATAGTCTAATACTTTTGGGGCAAAATCAATTCTTGTAAGGGAGAGGTCTTCAATGGATAAGCGCGCAATCTCCACCACACCACCAATTGGCCTCTTATCTCATCAGTATCTATCTCATGGTGCCAAGTTGCCAACCACTCTATTTGAATTGATTAAACATTTTTAAATATTGAAGTTgccatgatttattttttattttttttatttttattattttgtgttGTGTGATAGTGAAACTTCAATTTTTGTTATACTTTTATCTAATAATATGTTTTATGTTTAGAAATGTGAAGTTGGgcttttgttttatctttcatccatttttatttatatatatttttcataaatttATCTTTATCTGATTCATTTTTACATATATTTGACATTTATATGGTTTGTTTATTATTACTCTTGTATGTAGAAATTCGTTCACTACTTAAATATTACCATTTTCTTATTCCAGGTCAATCTTATTAGAGGAGGTTTGTGTGAAGATGGGTTCATTTCTTGATCTTCACCCATTCTCATTTATACGCATTCTTGTACTTTGGGTCTTCATTCATTGTCTAAATATTATCATTCGCTTATTTCAGGTTAATCCTATAGGGGTAAGACTGTGTGAAGATGGGCTCGGTTTTTTTATCTTCACCCATTCTCATTTACACACATTCTTGtatatttaggcttcatttgtttCTACACATAATTGACATTTATACATTTTGTCTATCATTATCCTACATATCTAGACATTTCATTCATTTGCCTAAATATTAGCATTCCCTTATTTCAAGTCGATCCTATAGGTGCGGGACTAGTCTCGTGCTCATGAATCCGACTCCCAAGTTTTGAATTTAGATTCAAAATTTGTTGATGCTTGTTATTCTATTCTCATCAAGATCCAACTTGATACACATTTCACGTGATTATTGCTATGTAGTGGTATTTTAAGTCTTTTACTCCCAAGTTTTAGATTCAAAATTTATTGACGCTTGTCATTCTATTACCACCAAGATCCAACTTGATACACATTTCACATGATTATTGTTATGTAGTGGTATTTTAAGgcatttattatatattaaatcaCATCCTAGAATCATCAAGCTTTCATTGAATGATCATTTGCATAAATAGAGCATTCATTAGAAGAAAATTTCAATTGATACACTAAAAGGGAAAACACCTATTTTCATAATCATTATCTACAGAATATGCATACTTCCTTATAGCTTGTTAATCTTTGTCATGCTTGTAGAGTCACTCTGTCCAAGTGTTTGGCCTAAGAGAACTTGTCTGAAGTGATCCAACAACTTCCTTAAGGCATTTTTAAATACCACGAGTCCTTGACAACTAGCAAGAAGTCAAGATTCCAATTGACTAGAGAGCATAAGTTTGAATCAATAAGATTATATATGCAAACCGTAACATACTaactaattcaaaaataaaaaataaggaaatatacatttaatttTCACAAATAATAAACTACCAAGTTGGTATTTATCAGAAATTTTGAAACTTCTCTAATTGTTCTAAATTTAGAATAGAAAAGTAACCTATCTTCATTTTCTAATTACAAATAATACATACTCTTTTCATAAAATGAAATACATTAAGTAGAAGAGAGGGTTAGAATTTACTAATAATTTACATTCTAATTTTGAATCTTATACAAATCTTGGCTTAATTTgcaagagggagagcatcatcgGGGTGGTTTACTTCCAATCACAGACCTGGTGGTCTCCCACACACCTTTCTTACAGAAGTAGCCCTACCCTTCATGATGAAGTAGACATAGGACTAGGTCTCATTGTCATCTAAGCCTGGTGTTTAGAACCTACACGACTCTAGTCGatcacacactataggtacctcctaactagtatgaccttcTAACTAGAAAGTGTATTTGATTCATGTGAATTGACAGCTGCATGCAAAACTTTGCgtcaccttggccaaggtttataAAGTTGCAAGCACGTTATATGCGTTGTCAATTTTCACCACCCtacttgacttgttcatcattaACTCAAGTCCGGTTGACCAAACTAGGTAGTTTTATCCACTATGAAATGCCAATTGCATTTTGTCTACTACTCAGAGGAGACTACTCTAGACTCAAGGATGCATTAAGTCAACCATTAGATTCAATGTCAAATTAAGCATTATGTGAGTATAGTACAACTTGAGAGGTTCTACTCTATTCATGACACAAAGTTCTCTTCTAATTTGATATTGGTGTATGCAACCTAACAtgatgcatgtgtatgtgtgtgtgcatctATGCACTTACACATATACAAGCATGTGTCtctttccataattggcaaaatgCAAATGTACATGTAGGTGTATCCTTGCACATACATGCATACTTGCATGCACTCCTTTAATCCTTTGTGTTCTTTACACATTTATCATAATCTATGATTCCTTTTTAATACTGGAACAATTGTTTATTATCTATCTTACATTCTAGCCTTATCGGCTGTTACCAATGCATGGTACAAATTCTAGCCATATAGGCTATTACAATGCATGATACATATCGATTCCATATGATCTACTGGTCTATCGACCTCCACTTACTCTTACACATAATGTTACTTAAATAGTTGAACTTTAGACATTCTTTtaaatgcaaaatgacctatcatGGTCTTTCGATTTCAATCATCTAAATTAAGTCGAACATGACTATCGACAACTCATATATGATTTATAATTTAATTGCAGATGCATTACTTATTTGACCATGCATGTGTCGTCCTTTGCTTCAACATAGATTCAACATTAATGGATTATTACAAAGAACCACAGTTAGAGTTGAAATCGATATGAGGGTCATAGGTCACTATTACATTGCAATCATAAGATTAATTTAACACATTTTGTGCCTTGGGCAACAAaggttgttgaacacaccacaacaCTGAGaaaagggagggggggggggtgaattagtccaaaCCTTAAAATAATTGTTATAATCTTTTAAGCTTCAAGTCATAATTAACTTATCtctacaattatgaaacatgaaaccataaagcacaacacacacatgaacaccaaatttacgtgaaaacctcaagaagggaaaaaccatagtgagaatcacactcacaatatgaataactaattaAAATATCTTAGGCTCAATGCCAAGGAAGCTCTCTACACTTGATTGGACTTGCAAAActaggcacacaaccttagggcaagatacaaagtaCTTGCATTACTAAGATACACATTATCAGGGCAATATATAGAGACTACACAAGCTACCA contains the following coding sequences:
- the LOC131033859 gene encoding photosystem I reaction center subunit III, chloroplastic, producing the protein MAGVSVPTGLMKPLAGRSLGCRTPCRVERRVVMCSASEGSESNKGMIAFGKKMSTALALAAVMTSGAAVGTAQADIAGLTPCKESKAFEKREKQALKKLQNSLKAYAPESAPALAIKASIEKTKRRFDNYGKEGLLCGTDGLPHLIVDGDQAHWGEFITPGLLFLYIAGWIGWVGRSYLIAVRAEKKPTEKEIILDVPLYARIIGRGFIWPLAAANEFLSGKLIEDDANITVSPR